From Streptomyces asiaticus, one genomic window encodes:
- a CDS encoding SDR family NAD(P)-dependent oxidoreductase, which translates to MRIAGTTVLLTGATGGIGQTLARAFAAKGAKLLLTGRREEVLRPLAERLGGRVIVADLAERSDVERLVEEAADARIVIANAALPASGPVLDYRPEELDRALDVNLRAPILLSRLMAPRMVEAGSGHLVMIGSLSGRTASPGAALYNAAKFGLRGFALGLRQDLHGTGVGVSLVQPGFVGDAGMFADAGTSLPTGVRTVSSRRVAAATIRAVERNRAEVNVAPLELRLGSAIGGLFPSIAERAQRGAGAGHTSRQLADGQRDKR; encoded by the coding sequence ATGCGGATCGCCGGCACGACCGTCCTGCTCACCGGGGCCACCGGCGGCATCGGCCAGACACTGGCCCGCGCGTTCGCGGCCAAGGGCGCCAAGCTGCTGCTCACCGGCCGCCGTGAGGAGGTGCTGCGGCCGCTGGCCGAGCGGCTGGGCGGCCGGGTGATCGTCGCCGATCTGGCCGAACGGTCCGATGTGGAGCGGCTCGTCGAGGAGGCGGCGGACGCCCGAATCGTCATCGCCAACGCCGCGCTGCCCGCCAGCGGCCCGGTCCTGGACTACCGGCCGGAGGAGCTGGACCGCGCCCTCGATGTCAATCTGCGCGCACCGATCCTGCTGTCCCGGCTGATGGCACCGCGCATGGTGGAGGCGGGCTCCGGACACCTGGTGATGATCGGCTCGCTGTCGGGCCGTACGGCCTCCCCCGGCGCGGCGCTCTACAACGCGGCCAAGTTCGGGCTGCGCGGTTTCGCCCTCGGGCTGCGGCAGGATCTGCACGGCACGGGGGTCGGGGTCTCGCTGGTGCAGCCCGGATTCGTGGGCGACGCCGGGATGTTCGCCGACGCGGGCACATCCCTGCCCACCGGGGTCCGTACGGTCTCCTCCCGGCGGGTGGCGGCCGCGACGATCCGGGCGGTCGAGCGGAACCGGGCCGAGGTGAACGTGGCCCCGCTGGAACTGCGCCTGGGCAGCGCCATCGGCGGGCTGTTCCCGAGCATCGCCGAGCGGGCCCAGCGGGGCGCGGGCGCGGGCCATACGTCCCGTCAGCTCGCCGACGGGCAGCGCGACAAGCGATAG
- a CDS encoding GH92 family glycosyl hydrolase: MRSLIGGIRARAAGTVAGVMAAALLGGGLLGPPGAAAAPSATSPPADPTSLVHQFVGTENFGNTFPGASAPFGMVQVSPDTGGQGGYDYDQDAIHGFSQTHLSGVGCGVAGELPIMPTTGAVSDVDPEHYRSTYSHDDEEATPGYYRVGLKSYGIDAELTATQRTGWQRYTFPATGAANVLFNTGKANQKVFGSEIRVVGDRTVEGRVEAGNFCAGKDRHTVYFTATFDRPFASYGTWRGTTPTPGSREAAGEGGNGAWATFDATEDRDVVVKVGLSYTGPEGARKNLAAETGDSYDFDATRAALHDTWRKKLDAIRVGGGTEERQRAFYTALYHAQLHPNVAGDVDGRYTGFDGATHTASGYTPYQNFSLWDTYRPQNQLLEMVEPGVARDVALSVVAIGRDGGWLPRWALANSETNIMTGDPVTPFLVEAWSKGLLAGHEDEAYALLKKNATSTPPADSPYNGRSGVDYYRELGYVPSGLKLGTDCADKGGDNDCVHPASATLEYSAADAALALMARGLGHRADARMFAERGQTYRTLWDASIGQFRPRTADGAWVTPYDPVEAGRQFHEGGAYQYQWLVPQDPAGLVGLMGGRSATEKRLDDFFAYGRLLTDPAGTARKDWISAPYDYYGKPTYNPNNEPDLHAPYMYLWAGAPAKAATVVRAAMTLFTTGPDGMTGNDDLGTMSAWYVFSSLGLYPTMSGGDFLALSSPQFSSAVVRIGHYGTRQGGTLTVTAPGASDTKRYVRSVSLNGRNVARTWLDWDQVAHGGKLAHRLSTEPSSWGTGRGTEPPSVGATRKG, encoded by the coding sequence ATGCGGTCGCTGATCGGTGGAATCCGTGCGCGCGCTGCGGGCACGGTCGCGGGCGTGATGGCGGCGGCGCTGCTGGGCGGCGGTCTGCTGGGACCACCGGGCGCGGCGGCCGCACCCTCGGCCACGTCCCCTCCGGCCGACCCCACCTCGCTGGTCCATCAGTTCGTGGGCACCGAGAACTTCGGCAACACCTTCCCCGGGGCGAGCGCCCCGTTCGGCATGGTCCAGGTCAGCCCGGACACCGGCGGCCAGGGCGGCTACGACTACGACCAGGACGCCATCCACGGCTTCAGCCAGACCCATCTGTCCGGCGTCGGCTGCGGGGTGGCGGGCGAGCTGCCCATCATGCCGACGACCGGCGCGGTCAGCGACGTGGACCCGGAGCACTACCGCTCCACCTACAGCCATGACGACGAGGAGGCCACCCCGGGCTACTACCGGGTGGGCCTGAAGTCCTACGGCATCGACGCCGAGCTGACCGCCACCCAGCGCACCGGCTGGCAGCGCTACACCTTCCCGGCCACCGGCGCGGCCAACGTCCTGTTCAACACCGGCAAGGCCAATCAGAAGGTCTTCGGCTCCGAGATCCGCGTGGTCGGCGACCGGACCGTCGAGGGCCGGGTCGAGGCCGGGAACTTCTGCGCCGGGAAGGACCGGCACACCGTCTACTTCACCGCCACCTTCGACCGCCCCTTCGCCTCCTACGGCACCTGGCGCGGCACCACCCCCACCCCCGGCTCCCGCGAGGCGGCCGGAGAGGGCGGCAACGGCGCCTGGGCCACCTTCGACGCGACCGAGGACCGGGATGTCGTGGTCAAGGTCGGGCTGTCGTACACCGGCCCCGAGGGTGCCCGGAAGAATCTCGCGGCGGAGACCGGGGACTCCTACGACTTCGACGCCACCCGCGCCGCGCTGCACGACACCTGGCGGAAGAAGCTCGACGCGATCCGGGTCGGCGGCGGCACCGAGGAGCGGCAGCGCGCCTTCTACACCGCGCTGTACCACGCCCAGCTGCACCCCAATGTGGCGGGCGACGTGGACGGCCGCTACACCGGTTTCGACGGCGCGACCCACACCGCCTCCGGCTACACCCCGTACCAGAACTTCTCGCTGTGGGACACCTACCGGCCGCAGAACCAGCTGCTGGAGATGGTGGAGCCGGGGGTGGCCCGCGATGTCGCGCTGTCGGTGGTCGCCATCGGCCGGGACGGCGGCTGGCTGCCGCGCTGGGCGCTGGCCAACAGCGAGACCAACATCATGACGGGTGACCCGGTGACCCCCTTCCTCGTCGAGGCGTGGTCCAAGGGCCTGCTGGCCGGGCACGAGGACGAGGCGTACGCGCTGCTGAAGAAGAACGCCACCAGCACCCCGCCCGCCGACTCGCCCTACAACGGCCGCTCCGGAGTGGACTATTACCGCGAGCTGGGCTACGTCCCCTCGGGGCTGAAGCTCGGCACCGACTGCGCCGACAAGGGCGGCGACAACGACTGCGTCCACCCCGCCTCGGCCACCCTGGAGTACTCGGCCGCGGACGCCGCGCTCGCCCTGATGGCGCGCGGGCTCGGCCACCGCGCCGACGCCCGGATGTTCGCCGAGCGCGGCCAGACGTACCGCACGCTGTGGGACGCCTCGATCGGGCAGTTCCGGCCGCGCACGGCCGACGGCGCGTGGGTGACCCCGTACGACCCGGTGGAGGCGGGCCGGCAGTTCCACGAGGGCGGCGCCTACCAGTACCAGTGGCTGGTGCCGCAGGACCCGGCCGGGCTCGTGGGGCTTATGGGCGGCAGGAGCGCGACCGAGAAGCGGCTGGACGACTTCTTCGCCTACGGCAGGCTGCTCACCGACCCGGCGGGCACCGCCCGTAAGGACTGGATCTCCGCCCCGTACGACTACTACGGCAAGCCCACCTACAACCCCAACAACGAGCCCGATCTGCACGCCCCGTACATGTATCTGTGGGCGGGCGCGCCCGCGAAGGCGGCGACCGTGGTGCGGGCGGCGATGACGCTGTTCACCACCGGGCCGGACGGGATGACCGGCAATGACGACCTCGGCACCATGTCGGCCTGGTACGTCTTCTCCTCGCTGGGTCTGTACCCGACGATGAGCGGCGGGGACTTCCTCGCCCTGTCCAGCCCGCAGTTCTCCTCGGCCGTGGTCCGTATCGGGCACTACGGCACCCGGCAGGGCGGCACGCTCACGGTCACCGCGCCGGGCGCGAGCGACACCAAGCGGTATGTCCGGAGTGTGTCGCTGAACGGCCGGAACGTGGCGCGGACTTGGCTGGACTGGGACCAGGTGGCCCACGGCGGGAAGCTGGCCCACCGGCTGTCCACCGAGCCCTCGTCCTGGGGCACCGGCCGGGGCACCGAACCGCCGTCGGTGGGCGCCACCCGCAAGGGCTGA
- a CDS encoding zinc-dependent alcohol dehydrogenase family protein, with the protein MRAVVFDEFGRRPEVRSVEDPAPSPRGAVIRVEATGLCRSDWHGWMGHDPDIRLPHVPGHELAGVIEEVGPDVLNWRPGQRVTVPFVCACGRCAACAEGAQQVCERQTQPGFTHWGSFAEYVAIGHADVNLVGIRNELSFTTAAGLGCRFATAFRAVVAQGRVAPGEWVAVHGCGGVGLSAVMIAAAAGARVVAVDISPQALALAARFGAAVCVDVASTLGSVAEAVADATGGGAHVSLDALGSPRTCAASIKSLRRHGRHVQVGLLPPAAGTPMIPMDRVIALELRLLGSHGMAAHDYGPMMEMVEAGSLRPDLLVTDVIGLDAVPEALSTMTSGGRGGVTVIEPHRPPLAGD; encoded by the coding sequence ATGCGTGCTGTGGTGTTCGACGAGTTCGGGCGCCGGCCCGAGGTCCGGAGCGTCGAGGACCCCGCTCCCTCCCCGCGCGGCGCGGTGATCCGCGTCGAGGCCACCGGACTGTGCCGCAGCGACTGGCACGGCTGGATGGGGCACGACCCGGACATCCGGCTGCCGCACGTCCCCGGCCATGAGCTGGCGGGGGTGATAGAGGAGGTCGGCCCCGACGTCCTCAACTGGCGGCCGGGGCAGCGGGTCACCGTGCCGTTCGTGTGCGCCTGCGGGCGCTGTGCCGCCTGTGCGGAGGGCGCCCAGCAGGTGTGCGAGCGGCAGACGCAGCCGGGGTTCACCCACTGGGGCTCGTTCGCCGAGTACGTGGCGATCGGACACGCCGATGTGAACCTGGTCGGGATACGCAACGAGCTGTCGTTCACCACCGCCGCCGGTCTGGGCTGCCGCTTCGCGACCGCCTTCCGCGCCGTCGTCGCCCAGGGCCGGGTGGCCCCGGGCGAGTGGGTCGCGGTGCACGGCTGCGGTGGGGTGGGGCTCTCCGCGGTGATGATCGCCGCCGCGGCCGGGGCCCGGGTGGTGGCGGTGGACATCTCGCCGCAGGCACTCGCCCTCGCCGCCCGGTTCGGCGCGGCGGTGTGCGTGGACGTGGCGTCCACCCTGGGCTCGGTGGCGGAGGCGGTCGCGGACGCGACGGGCGGCGGCGCCCATGTCTCGCTCGACGCGCTGGGCTCCCCGCGGACCTGCGCGGCGTCCATCAAGAGCCTGCGCCGCCACGGCCGCCACGTCCAGGTCGGGCTGCTGCCCCCGGCCGCCGGGACCCCGATGATCCCGATGGACCGGGTGATCGCGCTGGAGCTGCGGCTGCTGGGCAGCCATGGCATGGCCGCCCACGACTACGGGCCGATGATGGAGATGGTCGAGGCCGGTTCGCTGCGGCCGGATCTGCTGGTCACCGATGTGATCGGGCTGGACGCGGTCCCGGAGGCGCTGTCCACGATGACCTCCGGGGGCAGGGGCGGGGTCACGGTCATCGAACCGCACCGCCCGCCCCTGGCCGGGGACTGA
- a CDS encoding 3-hydroxybutyrate oligomer hydrolase family protein, giving the protein MPSVPRLSDLPLVIALTTALTTALATPLAHAAGPEPSVLPSFVGELTARHYDGRSDDLLTAGLGFTGLRGPIPRAADPDRPTAAELRRQAIWGSAGLSAGSGGGLGRLYGPDVDRGRPVPGDGKVAGVEYRAVAGTGAHSVSFVVQVPDDIDRDRPCVVAAPATGLGGVYSMVGTAGAWGLHHRCAVAYTDKGMGPAFDDLHSGTVMAHDGTTGPRAELRGRTAFDAGLSDAERARFDAEHPYRVAYKMAHSGANPQATWGRDVLRSIRLALAVLNRDWRDGAPPAGYTPASTTVLATGVSNGGGAAVAAGEADRTGLVDAVVASEPQLNLAPLDGIRVRQGGRAVPAAGLPLIRYNALASLLQPCAALAEPTAPGYPGVDVSAARRRCAALVGDDPRLIPRRDAERAGPDGLPRLAQDALVRAGFQPQSGYLQVSHYDPQTPASYAMSFARASVDDALCGYGWARTDSSGNPVPYRRAELAGAFGTSSGRAPAPGVLIDENSPGGPVADARSVGPGGEHDYNLRGEACVYRLAFPRAGAPRAERDWAARLAEGLAETRRDGDLHGKPTLIVQGRDDTRVPVNHSSRPYLGLNSRAQGGRGTVSYVEVTHAHHSDSQAAGFDNRYVPLGYYYQQALDLMGERLRGRAGLPPSQVVRTVPRGGEPGHAPELTRANVPPIASAPAAGDRIRVTGGTVWVP; this is encoded by the coding sequence ATGCCGTCCGTACCCCGGCTGTCCGACCTGCCCCTGGTCATCGCCCTCACCACGGCCCTCACCACGGCCCTCGCCACCCCGCTCGCACACGCCGCAGGGCCCGAGCCGTCCGTTCTCCCCTCCTTCGTCGGCGAGCTGACGGCGCGGCACTACGACGGGAGGAGCGACGATCTGCTCACCGCCGGGCTCGGCTTCACCGGGCTGCGCGGGCCGATACCGCGGGCCGCCGACCCCGACCGGCCCACCGCCGCCGAGCTGCGCCGCCAGGCCATCTGGGGGTCGGCCGGACTGTCCGCGGGCTCCGGCGGCGGCCTCGGGCGGCTGTACGGGCCCGATGTCGACCGGGGCCGGCCGGTGCCCGGCGACGGCAAGGTCGCGGGCGTCGAGTACCGGGCCGTGGCGGGCACCGGCGCCCACAGCGTGAGTTTCGTCGTCCAGGTCCCGGACGACATCGACCGCGACCGGCCGTGCGTCGTCGCCGCGCCCGCGACCGGGCTCGGCGGCGTCTACAGCATGGTCGGCACCGCGGGGGCCTGGGGTCTGCACCACCGCTGCGCGGTCGCCTACACCGACAAGGGGATGGGCCCGGCCTTCGACGACCTTCACTCGGGCACCGTCATGGCCCACGACGGAACCACCGGTCCACGCGCGGAACTCCGCGGCCGTACCGCCTTCGACGCCGGGCTGAGCGACGCCGAGCGCGCCCGCTTCGACGCGGAGCACCCGTACCGCGTCGCCTACAAGATGGCCCACTCGGGGGCGAATCCGCAGGCCACCTGGGGACGCGATGTGCTGCGCTCGATCCGGCTCGCCCTCGCCGTACTGAACCGCGACTGGCGCGACGGAGCGCCCCCGGCGGGCTACACCCCCGCCTCCACCACGGTCCTGGCCACCGGGGTCTCCAACGGCGGCGGCGCGGCCGTCGCCGCGGGCGAGGCCGACCGCACCGGGCTCGTCGACGCGGTCGTGGCCTCCGAACCGCAGCTGAACCTCGCCCCGCTGGACGGAATCCGGGTCCGTCAGGGCGGGCGGGCCGTACCCGCCGCCGGACTGCCCCTGATCCGGTACAACGCGCTGGCCTCACTCCTCCAGCCGTGTGCCGCGCTCGCCGAGCCCACCGCGCCCGGCTATCCGGGCGTGGACGTGTCCGCCGCACGGCGCCGCTGCGCCGCCCTCGTCGGCGACGACCCGCGGCTGATCCCGCGCCGGGACGCCGAGCGGGCGGGTCCGGACGGGCTGCCGCGCCTCGCCCAGGACGCCCTGGTACGCGCCGGATTCCAGCCCCAGTCGGGGTATCTCCAGGTCTCGCACTACGACCCGCAGACCCCCGCCTCCTATGCGATGAGCTTCGCCCGCGCCTCGGTCGACGACGCGCTGTGCGGCTACGGCTGGGCCCGCACCGACTCCTCCGGGAACCCGGTCCCGTATCGCCGGGCGGAGCTGGCCGGTGCCTTCGGTACCAGCTCCGGCCGGGCGCCCGCCCCGGGCGTGCTGATCGACGAGAACTCGCCCGGCGGACCCGTGGCCGACGCCCGCTCCGTCGGACCCGGCGGCGAGCACGACTACAACCTGCGGGGAGAGGCCTGCGTCTACCGGCTCGCCTTCCCCCGGGCCGGGGCGCCGCGCGCCGAGCGGGACTGGGCGGCACGGCTCGCCGAGGGGCTGGCCGAGACCCGGCGCGACGGCGATCTGCACGGCAAGCCCACGCTGATCGTGCAGGGCCGCGATGACACCAGGGTGCCGGTCAACCACAGCTCACGCCCGTACCTCGGGCTCAACTCCCGGGCTCAGGGCGGGCGGGGCACCGTCAGCTATGTCGAGGTCACCCACGCCCACCACAGCGACTCCCAGGCGGCCGGGTTCGACAACCGGTACGTCCCGCTCGGCTACTACTACCAGCAGGCCCTGGATCTGATGGGGGAGCGGCTGCGGGGGCGGGCCGGGCTACCGCCCAGCCAGGTCGTGCGCACGGTGCCACGCGGCGGTGAGCCGGGGCACGCCCCCGAGCTGACCCGGGCCAACGTCCCGCCCATCGCCTCCGCTCCGGCGGCGGGGGACCGCATCCGGGTGACCGGCGGGACGGTGTGGGTGCCGTGA
- a CDS encoding CitMHS family transporter, translated as MLAALGFCTIGGFLLLTMTKRVSVLVALVLTPVVTAVIGGYGDDLGPMALDGLSKVAPTGIMIAFAVLYFSLMIDAGLFEPLIRGILRASRNDPVRITVGTAVLTVCVALDGDGASTFLITISALLPVYQRLGMSRLVLAGVVGLGAGVMNMIPWGGPTARAAAALKIDTSDIIMPLLPALAAGIAWVLLAAYLIGRRERRRLGALEPAPRAEVAVGDGPGTPRVAARAGLALTVFNLLLTVALLVCLVLEAMPLPVLFVLAFVLALLVNHPRWEDQQELLEKHGKSVVLVITMIFAAGVFTGILGGTGMIGKMAEALVDIIPAGLGGHLPVLVAVTSMPLSLVLTPDAYYFGVLPVLAGTADAFGTGHAEIARAAVLGQMTTGFPLSPLTAATFILLSMSGVQLGEHQRFLFRWAFGTTFVMTAAALATGALPL; from the coding sequence ATGCTGGCAGCACTGGGGTTCTGCACGATCGGCGGCTTCCTGCTGCTCACCATGACCAAACGGGTCTCCGTGCTGGTGGCACTGGTCCTCACGCCCGTGGTCACCGCGGTCATCGGCGGATACGGCGACGACCTGGGCCCGATGGCGCTCGACGGGCTGTCCAAGGTCGCCCCGACCGGCATCATGATCGCCTTCGCGGTGCTCTACTTCAGCCTGATGATCGACGCGGGCCTCTTCGAACCGCTGATCCGCGGCATCCTCCGCGCCTCCAGGAACGACCCGGTACGGATCACGGTCGGCACCGCCGTGCTGACCGTATGCGTCGCGCTCGACGGCGACGGCGCCTCCACCTTCCTCATCACCATCTCCGCGCTGCTCCCCGTCTATCAGCGGCTGGGGATGAGCCGGCTGGTGCTCGCCGGGGTGGTCGGCCTGGGCGCGGGCGTGATGAACATGATCCCGTGGGGCGGGCCGACGGCCCGCGCCGCGGCGGCCCTGAAGATCGACACCTCCGACATCATCATGCCACTGCTGCCCGCCCTCGCCGCCGGTATCGCCTGGGTGCTGCTCGCCGCGTATCTCATCGGACGCCGTGAGCGGCGGCGGCTCGGCGCGCTCGAGCCCGCGCCACGGGCCGAGGTGGCGGTCGGGGACGGCCCCGGCACACCGCGGGTCGCCGCACGCGCCGGTCTCGCGCTCACCGTCTTCAATCTGCTGCTCACCGTGGCCCTGCTGGTCTGTCTGGTGCTGGAGGCCATGCCGCTGCCCGTGCTCTTCGTCCTCGCCTTCGTCCTCGCGCTGCTGGTCAACCACCCCCGCTGGGAGGACCAGCAGGAGCTGCTGGAGAAGCACGGCAAGAGCGTGGTGCTCGTCATCACCATGATCTTCGCGGCCGGGGTGTTCACCGGCATCCTCGGCGGCACCGGGATGATCGGGAAGATGGCCGAGGCGCTGGTCGACATCATCCCCGCCGGGCTCGGCGGCCATCTCCCGGTGCTCGTGGCCGTCACCAGCATGCCGCTGAGCCTCGTCCTCACCCCGGACGCCTACTACTTCGGGGTGCTCCCGGTGCTCGCCGGGACCGCCGACGCCTTCGGCACCGGCCACGCCGAGATCGCCCGCGCGGCCGTCCTCGGCCAGATGACCACCGGCTTCCCGCTGAGCCCGCTCACCGCCGCGACCTTCATCCTCCTGAGCATGAGCGGCGTACAGCTCGGGGAGCACCAGCGCTTCCTCTTCCGCTGGGCGTTCGGGACGACGTTCGTGATGACCGCCGCCGCCCTCGCGACGGGCGCCCTGCCGCTCTGA
- a CDS encoding LysR family transcriptional regulator, whose protein sequence is MDVTLRQLTAYAAVARAVSFTAAAAELHVSQSSLSRAVADLERTLGMRLLERDTRNVRLTPAGAEALRIADQILSAHRAGLAQLGRYGAGERGAVALATLPSVAAVLLPPVISAFRARRPEMTVRLLDGLERSVLDRVVDGDADFAVSTVARRAPGITLRPLVRDRFDAVLPEHHPLAERAEVTWEELGREPFLAVGTDSSVRRMTDAAFAQAGMEANPAAEASNVATVGGLVAAGLGVSALPALVHPLVGPGRLVRRPLVGPVVERRLYVVLPTRRTLPPGARRFLEQLEEFRSAADALPAGVVWEEAGEDQ, encoded by the coding sequence ATGGACGTCACCCTGCGCCAGCTGACCGCGTACGCGGCGGTCGCGCGCGCCGTGAGCTTCACCGCGGCCGCCGCCGAACTGCATGTGTCCCAGTCGTCGCTGAGCCGGGCGGTCGCCGATCTGGAACGGACGCTGGGGATGCGGCTGCTGGAGCGGGACACCCGCAATGTGCGGCTCACCCCGGCGGGCGCCGAGGCGCTGCGGATCGCCGACCAGATCCTCTCCGCGCACCGCGCGGGCCTGGCCCAGCTGGGGCGCTACGGCGCCGGTGAGCGCGGTGCGGTGGCCCTGGCGACCCTGCCCTCGGTCGCGGCCGTGCTGCTGCCGCCGGTGATCTCCGCCTTCCGCGCGCGCCGCCCCGAGATGACCGTACGGCTGCTGGACGGGCTGGAGCGCTCGGTGCTGGACCGGGTGGTCGACGGGGACGCCGACTTCGCGGTCAGCACGGTGGCCCGGCGCGCCCCGGGCATCACGCTTCGGCCGCTGGTGCGGGACCGCTTCGACGCGGTGCTCCCGGAGCACCATCCGCTGGCCGAGCGGGCGGAGGTGACCTGGGAGGAACTGGGCCGGGAGCCGTTCCTCGCGGTGGGCACCGACTCCAGCGTGCGCCGGATGACCGACGCGGCCTTCGCCCAGGCGGGGATGGAGGCGAACCCGGCGGCCGAGGCGTCGAACGTGGCCACGGTGGGCGGCCTGGTGGCGGCCGGGCTCGGCGTCTCCGCGCTGCCCGCCCTGGTCCATCCGCTGGTGGGGCCGGGCCGGCTGGTGCGGCGCCCGCTGGTGGGGCCGGTGGTGGAGCGCCGGCTGTACGTCGTCCTGCCGACGCGCCGCACGCTTCCGCCGGGGGCGCGTCGCTTTCTGGAGCAGCTGGAGGAGTTCCGCTCCGCGGCGGACGCCTTGCCGGCGGGGGTGGTGTGGGAGGAGGCGGGCGAGGACCAGTGA
- a CDS encoding CaiB/BaiF CoA transferase family protein: MEDQTSTGQGQLAGLKVVEFAHVVAGPLAGGMLADQGADVVHVEPPGSGDAARAMGPRRDGVPLWFKVAGRNKRSVTLDLHHEEGREVARELIAWADVVIVTLRAGRLRAWGLDWEAVHALNPTAILLQISGFGATSSRADAPGFGKMGEARSGVVHLTGFPEGPPVHTGFSHGDAVTGLMGAFAVLAALHRRDTDPDSFDGEWIDLALFEPLYRLVEWQIIAYDQLGTAPERAGNQLAVAPAAVINTYRSADGDWLTVTSATTRSVRNVVRLLGLPDEEFVTVEQQHAGRERLDAALREWVAARPAAECLAAFERAEVVASRVFTAADIVADPVYAEREDIITVDDPDLGPVRMQAVIPRFHRSPGAVWRTGPALGADNALVYGEWLGIDGGRLAKLEAEGVI, encoded by the coding sequence ATGGAGGACCAGACCAGCACAGGGCAGGGACAGCTCGCGGGGCTCAAGGTGGTGGAGTTCGCGCATGTGGTGGCGGGCCCCCTCGCCGGGGGGATGCTCGCCGACCAGGGCGCGGACGTCGTCCACGTGGAGCCGCCGGGCTCCGGTGACGCGGCGCGGGCGATGGGCCCGCGGCGCGACGGCGTACCGCTGTGGTTCAAGGTGGCGGGCCGCAACAAGCGCTCGGTGACCCTGGATCTGCACCACGAGGAGGGCCGGGAGGTCGCCCGGGAGCTGATCGCCTGGGCCGATGTGGTGATCGTGACGCTCCGGGCGGGCCGGCTGCGCGCCTGGGGCCTGGACTGGGAGGCCGTCCACGCGCTCAACCCCACCGCGATCCTGCTCCAGATCTCCGGGTTCGGCGCGACCTCCTCGCGGGCCGACGCCCCCGGCTTCGGGAAGATGGGCGAGGCCCGCAGCGGGGTGGTCCATCTGACCGGCTTCCCCGAGGGCCCGCCCGTGCACACCGGCTTCTCGCACGGCGACGCGGTCACCGGGCTGATGGGCGCGTTCGCGGTCCTGGCCGCGCTGCACCGCCGGGACACCGATCCGGACTCCTTCGACGGCGAGTGGATCGACCTGGCGCTGTTCGAGCCGCTGTACCGGCTGGTGGAGTGGCAGATCATCGCGTACGACCAGCTCGGTACGGCCCCCGAGCGGGCGGGCAACCAGCTGGCCGTCGCCCCGGCCGCCGTCATCAACACCTACCGCAGCGCCGATGGCGACTGGCTCACCGTCACCTCCGCCACCACCCGTTCGGTGCGCAATGTGGTGCGGCTGCTGGGCCTGCCCGACGAGGAGTTCGTCACCGTGGAGCAGCAGCACGCGGGGCGCGAGCGGCTCGACGCGGCGCTGCGGGAGTGGGTGGCGGCGCGCCCGGCGGCCGAGTGCCTGGCGGCGTTCGAGCGGGCCGAGGTGGTGGCCTCGCGGGTGTTCACCGCCGCCGATATCGTCGCCGACCCGGTCTACGCCGAACGCGAGGACATCATCACGGTGGACGACCCCGATCTCGGCCCGGTGCGGATGCAGGCGGTGATCCCGCGCTTCCACCGCTCCCCCGGCGCGGTGTGGCGGACCGGCCCCGCGCTCGGCGCGGACAACGCGCTGGTCTACGGGGAGTGGCTGGGCATCGACGGCGGGCGGCTGGCGAAGCTGGAGGCCGAGGGTGTCATCTGA
- a CDS encoding HpcH/HpaI aldolase/citrate lyase family protein, with protein sequence MTGATGATARRVPLRSLLFVPGSRTGWLPKAEAAGADAAILDLEDAVPEDGKAVAREAVAEAVDRAAGTPPGRMRLLVRINALDRAAGWQGADELRAVARPGLYGIVLPKVSGPEDVITADRLLAWCEREHGLPEGHFALLPLLETARGLREAYAIGRAAARIAHLGAVAAPGGDVERAVGYRWSPEGDETRELRARVLLDARAADRPHPVAGLWADVADLVGLRRFAEQNRALGYEGMAVIHPSHVPVVNEVFSPDAEELARCRRLIAAVERAQAEGAGAVRFEGRMVDEAMAATARRTLAGTEHRRTGSTGSSH encoded by the coding sequence GTGACGGGCGCGACCGGCGCGACCGCGCGCCGCGTCCCCCTGCGCTCCCTGCTCTTCGTGCCCGGCAGCCGCACCGGCTGGCTGCCCAAGGCGGAGGCGGCGGGCGCCGACGCGGCCATTCTCGACCTGGAGGACGCCGTTCCGGAGGACGGCAAGGCGGTGGCGCGGGAGGCGGTGGCCGAGGCCGTCGACCGGGCGGCCGGGACGCCCCCCGGCCGGATGCGACTGCTCGTACGGATCAACGCGCTGGACCGCGCGGCGGGCTGGCAGGGCGCCGACGAGCTGCGGGCGGTGGCCCGCCCCGGGCTCTACGGCATCGTGCTGCCCAAGGTGAGCGGCCCCGAGGACGTGATCACCGCCGACCGGCTGCTGGCCTGGTGCGAGCGCGAACACGGCCTGCCCGAGGGCCATTTCGCCCTGCTGCCGCTGCTGGAGACGGCCCGCGGGCTGCGCGAGGCGTACGCCATCGGCCGGGCCGCCGCCCGGATCGCCCACCTGGGCGCGGTGGCCGCGCCGGGCGGGGATGTGGAACGGGCGGTCGGCTACCGCTGGAGCCCCGAGGGCGACGAGACCCGCGAGCTACGGGCCCGGGTGCTGCTCGACGCCCGCGCCGCGGACCGCCCCCATCCGGTGGCCGGGCTGTGGGCCGACGTAGCGGACCTCGTGGGGCTACGGCGCTTCGCCGAGCAGAACCGTGCCCTGGGGTACGAGGGGATGGCGGTGATCCACCCGTCGCATGTGCCGGTGGTCAACGAGGTGTTCTCCCCGGACGCGGAGGAGCTGGCCCGCTGTCGGCGGCTGATCGCGGCGGTGGAGCGGGCGCAGGCGGAGGGGGCGGGGGCGGTGCGCTTCGAGGGCCGGATGGTGGACGAGGCGATGGCGGCCACGGCCCGCCGGACCCTGGCCGGTACGGAACACCGCCGAACCGGGTCAACCGGATCAAGCCACTGA